The DNA region ACAGAGGGTTTTCGTGTCTCCGATGGTGTTCGTGGGTGGCCACTGGTGATCGTAGAACGGCTTAAGGGTGGCATGAATCAGAGGATGGCGCCTCGGTAGCCGCGAGTTCTCTACGGCTGTTCGTTTCTGAACAAGCATGCCAGACCATTTATCCGTTTCTAGACCGAATTGCTACGGAGATgtagtttcttctctttccctatctctttttctctatctttctttctttcttcccttcctaTCTCATCCTCCACGTTCTTTCGCTCATAATCAGATTTATAACCATCCACCCAaagttcgattatttttcctctGCAATTACGAACGAATCGGAGGGGTTGGatttcgagatattttctcttctgaagttctttttattttatttattatttggtTATGTACTATTTAAGAAATGAAACTATTTAAGATAATGAAATTCTTAAATTAGTAGGGTATATCTGCAGAGTGATTGTCTTCGATTTTGATATAACATTATAGATTGACAGAACagatgaaaataaacgaagcaTGGATTTTATTATCCGTGGTAATTCGGTTTTAATGGAAAATAGACtataaagttttttcttttttctttttcaattatctgtgtgtatgatttgatttttcataattaatacaatagcggaattagatttaaaagaattgttatttttcttaaaattatttatcgcgaCCTTTATTATttgagatataaatttttccgTAAGAATAAATTCCTCTGCTAGTTTAATTCTGAATTTaatcatacatatttaaatgtagCTTCTATATTTAATAGTCGAGATATTGATGATGATTTAAcgataattgataaatttaacaataaaatggAAGTTAATGACCTGTTATGAATGTAATGTAAATATTCGGAGGAATTTCATACCAATTGAGTTGTGCTATATTTAATTccattttatacattttacacaaattaataaaattactgtttaaatatactaataatattcattttcgtATATCTGCATGCTTCGTAACTGTACTGGGAACTTATGGCATTCAAACTATTTAACTTAGAACTTTTAGATACGAGTTAACTCATACAATATTACATCatgtaaaattacaaaatttatgataagaatttctataaaatgagaaaaataatagagattGGATACCAACTTTGTTTAAtaggaatttttatttttttcttgtttaataagaatttttatcagCATACAACGGAATTACCgcaaattaagaaaaaataaaaaacctaccttttttttccatttactCTATCAAactaaaatttcataaaatattgaatttttcggataaaaagaaatgtaaataaaatgaacaaaatttcttgatagatcttgaaaatgtttttcttattagtATACGTCTTATTTACGGGTATAcaactataataaatacatcaaAAGTAAAACCACTTAACTCTAtcgtttttttccctctctctttctttgggATGTCGCTAACAAGATGAAATCTTATTGAAGATTTTTATGGTCGAAAATGGACATTTTTACCGAGAAACAAGGACGAGATAAAGTGTATAGtctatatacttacatactaTATCGGGTCTTTGCATTAGGTAACTCGATCGAAAGGAGGTACGTAGGACATTGACGATAAAAAGAACGGAGACACGTCAATGGGGACGGGCTGACTCTTCGTAAAGAGAAACGAGGCTCGATCGGCACGAAACCACTAACGTCGccgtaacattttattatcgagTATCGAGCTTGTCGTCCCGTCCGTAGTACAttttacgaaaattttttcttaccaTCGAACGGCCGACCTTTCTTCCCTTACTAAATCTACGAAAACTAGAATTGACatcttctcgatcgattttgagAAAGGAAATGCAAAATGTCGTGATGGCAGAttgcttccttttctctttttcttctctcttttttttttgtgtaaaaaaacaaaattaatttttgaatcaataggtgtatgcgtgtgtgtatgtgtaaatagAAATGAGATCGAATGCAATCGTATATTttccatacatacatttgtAATCAACGATCGTATTAATATTCCGTTGGGCAATTAATCCGCATGGTCCTGCCCGTCGCGTTAGATTACGTTAAACGTCATGCcgtcaattaataattagtatcATCGAGCATTAGGATATTATAGGTAGAACGATATATGGCAGTGTCGCACGACTGTCGCatcgtaataacaataataacaataacgattaTGAGAATGACAAAGATATGATGACggcgatgatgataataacaatagtaataatgaataacattattattaataatagtaatcacAAAGTACTCACGAGTTCATGATGACCTCGAGTTTATTGTAAAGATCACGACGATGTCTTCTCtggagataataataattggcCTTGTaacctttcctcttctttccagACGAGGAAAATTGGACGTACTTGCCAGGCACGTTCCATCCAGTATACTCGAAGGCATTCTTATTCACCGATTGTAAGCTGTTCTTGAACGATCCGTATTTGTTGGCGCTCTTGAATCTATCGTTTCTGAGCTGAAGAAACGGTTCGAGAGCCGGCTTACTCTCGTTCGGTAGATCATAAGAGATACCCCAATTTACGCCCTCTGTGAAGATGTTGTCTGGCGTTAGAGTATGCATTGTCATACAGAGCGCGATCTGGAAAATAGTATCAATTAGATATATTAGTATCTAGgtatagtaaatattttatttttcaaaggaagaaaagaaaagaaaggaaaagaagaagaatatatgtCATACGAAAATAAAGATGATTTCATCATGATTGAATATTGTTACTTTTTCaaattccattttctcttttaaatgtAACAAACGATTTATACACCAGATAATTTCTCTTTAGCCGATCCCTCGTGTTCGAAATGAAAtggaagaataaatataatgttaagATTTgtcggataaaaagaaaaacagaaaggtAAATTGagtgaatgtatatatgtgcgtctatgtatgtatgtatgtgtgtgtcttaAAGTAAATGTGCCGTGTACACATTTTATCCTTCCTTAATATTCCAACGTCTCATGGGTTTCCGTGGATCCGGAACATTTGTACAGAAGAATGTTGTACGTGCCTCTTGATACTCACGGAAAAGCTCGAGCCTTCCGGAAAGACGACGTAACGCTTCCGTCTCGAGTGCGGACTATCACGATCACTGTCCGCTTTGTACTCATACAGTAGACCGCAAAGTATCGTCAGAATAAACAGGTAACGGCCGACAAAGCGATCCATATCtctgaaatgaaatatacatgGAACGAAAGAAGGACTTAGTTTCCATTGTTATCCTACCGTAACAAAAGCAATCGATTCGCtgtaatttgatattatccgaattcgataacgatataacaataatatcgatcaatatatttataaaattgtacagagagagaaggaaagagacaaagagagaacgagatagagagagagagagagagagagagagagagagagagagagagagagagagagaaatgaaatatattttttcaactaagtacttatttatttcaaaaaataaacttatttCTCACACAAgttcttacttacttacttaattatcttttctcgaaaataaaaaatcaaaatactcGAACTAAGTACTTATTTACTCGATCTTTGAAGATTTTCGATGTCCTATCAAATGAGAGTTCGACTTTTGCTTATAGCTATTTCGGACCGTACCAATGACGGGAAATTGTTttgtttcgataaaaagaagaaagagaatacaaaagagaaagagagacagagagaatgagagagaaagtgagccAAAAGTTGCTCGGCCGAGTGCGAAGTCGTAAAGGAATTATCCAACTTCTTCGCGAGCAAATCCTGCTATAATACGTTGAAAAGTTGTTCGACGACttatctaaaataaaagtGCCCTATTCCTCGTTGTACTCggtgagagaaaaatagagagaaagagaaagagaaagagaaagagaaagagaaagagagagagagagagagagagagagagagagagagagagagagagagagagagagagaggaaaggattGGTAACGCATTCGACAGTCTTTCTTGCCATCGTGACAGCGAAAACCGGTGTGAAATCCTTCCAAAGTATTTCGTGACTTCGATTGGGATGTACTTACTTGGATGCAATGGGAGAGTGGAAGGAGAGATTGGAATGTCGCTAGGAAATCGACGAAATAATCATAACGAACGACATTGCTTGGGGTGCTGATACGTAAACGACGTGAAATCCTCTTTACATTCTCCATCtcactcactttctctctctctctctctctctctctctctctctctctctttctctctctctctttcgtacatatatacatacatacatatgtgcagACACTTCGATCTTTCTAACATAGAAGGAAATGTAAATGAGATTTTGCGAAAACGAAGGGTAACTCCTAGGCGAGTGACAGCTCGATTAGCAATTCTTAGAATCCATGGAGGAGTTCGAAATGGAAAATGGTTGACTTTAACCGAATCCTTGAGCTTAAAATAGGACCGACTATGTGGATTTCGAGGATGGGAAGGATGGTTACGTATAGAAGTAGAATGAGAGGGATACATATCTgcataagtacttacgtacgtatatatatatgcatatataatattgaagcTTTCCTCTATCTTTCGATGTAATGTAACatcgttttacttttatcttacGAAAAGAAGTAcgtaaaagggaaaagggaaaTTGATATTACcgtggaaaaagaagatgtaaatataattttctcggTATCAATCTAggggagaaatagagacaaaACGTCACGAATCACGGGATaagaatgaatgaagaaaatgaaagaaaaaaagccaacgaaaagttttacttttggataaaggaagagattcgatcgtttattcattcgagagagagagagagagagagagagagagagagagagagagagagagaaagagagagagagagagagagagtgataaaAAGGCagagaaaggataaaatgTGAGACGATTTTTTCGAAGCCGagatacgtacatgtatatatcccTCTTGGTTTTCTCAAGAATCGATAGAACGTGACAAATCattgtcaatttttttatgtCGCAAAAAAGTTGCCAtaggcgtcgtcgtcgtcgtcgtcgtcgagagtGATTCGCGACTTGGctcttgcaatttttttttttatcttttttcctctctctttttatctcttccttattttcttatatatttttttcttttactttttctgtttattttctctttaagtTCTTTACCTTCTACGAAGTCTCGAATTGCCCGgcattaatttcgtttcttgGTAGCAAGAGCGTATgcatttcctctttcttcttcttcttcgtcctccaTTTTAACGCACTTGTTTTTTTGATCTTTGTTTACATTTAACTTCGTACACAAGTAGAATTGAATTCTACATTTCCACGTGATCATACATTAATCATAGTTTTCGTGTTTCTAACCATGAGATCCtatagatctctctctctctctctctctctctctctctctctctctctcctctctttctctctctctctctctctctctctctctctctctctctttgtctgtctgtctgtctttcccTTTCGTCATCTTTcacgtttttcttctatcttacctccttctccttttatttctctttctcctttcttactTCTTCATCGTTACAATTCGAGGAAATTCGTTTCCCCTTCTTACTATTTTCTAcagcaagaaaaaaggatattgTCACATTCTTCCATTGGAATAGACACGAGTATTTCACCAATACGTGAAAATGTCGACTTCCGGAGTTTCTTTCCCtccgattcttctttttacccTTCTTAGTCTCTCGTCTGACTTTTACGATCTACCCTTTGTCTTTGATATCGGATTCttgtctttcttattcttatacttttcacttttttcttttttctttttgtttttattatactctagcctttttcttcttatttttgtttcaaaattataagaataagaaagaaagaaaaagttgataTTACGGCGAATTCGTTTATTCTTGGTATATTGATGAAAATACTAACTTTGAGAATAGGTACatagtagatatattatatgcgATACAgcaacaatatatattttgacaaTAAGTTTGTATCTAAAGTTTTAACAAAACGTTTGCGATAATAACTTCAGCGAAAATTACTAAATAACATTTCGTGGTAATAACATTTCACAAAATCGTAatccatccttctctctctctctctctctctctcttttcctctccttcacGAATATTGACCTAATATATTTCGTAGCCCTTCTTAGTCACAAATACATGAGTATCCTTACAAATATCTTTCAACGAAATGATATGAGAGATACCAGagaacttttttcttcgaatagcCTTCGTacgtaaatgaaaatagaaatctGTTATCGCGatcatttttcgaaattattcggAGGGAAGAAgtctgatatttttttcttttcctttttttattattccgaaataaaattttgatccacttgataaaataaatacttatcTACTTTAGTTATTttggtaagaaaaagaaaaaccaaaaaaaagaaagaaaaaaaataaaagtaataaagatcGTGTTATGGTGTTgagaaaatcgtttgaaaatcaCGAGACGAGACAAGAGGCAAAGCAAAGACCTTCGAGGACATCGAACTAACGTGGACGAAACTTTCCACGTGGAACTCACCAAGGATTGATTTCTACTCGGTAAAAATATCTCAAGACTCGCCTCGGTAAGCTCTTTAGGAAACAGGAAGTTGTTAGCTCTCTCGCCGTGGAAAAACGACGCCGTagagaaaatgatcgatagtCGATATCGATACTAGAAAACTCGATCGAGGTCTCTCGAGTATTCATCGGGAAGGAGACatctcttaaaaaatattatctataaaggAAAACCTTGTCCTCgattgaaattcttttaatcCTCGACCCGAAGCATGCATCGTcgttagaaaacaaaaaggagaagTATATCGGCGactagatattttttcttcgtacgatcggatttttttttgaattttgtcACTTGTACCTGTCGCCACAGGTGTGTGCTATTTCAATGGGGTGAAAAGGGGAGTGGAGTGAGGATCGATGATAGGAAATTCCTTCATCGAGAACATTCTTATAGGTTCGTGCGTTTTAACGAGGATCGtgtcattttttcattctttttccttcactcatccctttctttctttctttttttatttctcttctctctctcctttcttctagtccctttacatttttcattgtCTCGCATTCCGCCCGCATTCCAGACGAAGAAGAACCAGCTAGCCGAAGAAAAGTTCGCCGCGAGTAACAAACGAGTTTGCGGAATTGGAGCGATTAAATACTTTGGATTTCCGTGTAATTAAAGAGCAGAATCAGCGAAATTCACCGTAGTTTCCGATCGAACTTTAACGatgcgataaataaaaattttcttcgtactcGTCGCTTATGgatcgaaaatcgaaatagtcctttttcacgattatcttgttttatttaattactacATGTATCCTTAGACAAGGACTTTGAtagaattaagagaaaaagttttacaCCGTTATTATTTTCCAGAAAAAGTAGAGAATTTCGCGAATgtccaataaaatatttcgataatatgtTAGCCGATCCAACAGATTCCtctattgaaatttcattgaaatctATTTGGACGGTAATACCAAATCGGATAATCATCGGATTTGTAAACGTTTTACTATTATGGGAAATCAATACAATAAATGATTGGATAATTGcaaatgttacatatatagtatGAGAATaacagcaaaaaaaaaagaaataaaaaagaaaatagatagaataaTCCGAagatgaattagaaaaaatagtaCTCATTTTAAGGTATGCTAAGTTTAAGTGTAcaaaataatctatattttgtattgtatttttaaacaaaaataataaaaggagtgagataattattacatatatgattcgaaaaaaagaatgaattgaTAGAATAgtacaacaaaaaataagattattatt from Vespula pensylvanica isolate Volc-1 chromosome 12, ASM1446617v1, whole genome shotgun sequence includes:
- the LOC122633587 gene encoding uncharacterized protein LOC122633587; translation: MDRFVGRYLFILTILCGLLYEYKADSDRDSPHSRRKRYVVFPEGSSFSIALCMTMHTLTPDNIFTEGVNWGISYDLPNESKPALEPFLQLRNDRFKSANKYGSFKNSLQSVNKNAFEYTGWNVPGKYVQFSSSGKKRKGYKANYYYLQRRHRRDLYNKLEVIMNSMGFDGRSCILRALCEASQRLMPKGNTLVEEMMRISFSLPLKKILSFEPEEHHTYTNAHKAGHDGQDCIAMFPGCSFSLIDMALGKYNAPSSDYTDVTSYHPLHPVIPIGSSGTYATDDDHDHDVSENWTRYNMK